Part of the Haloarcula laminariae genome is shown below.
CCGAGTAACCGGTCTTTCGCGTAGTTCGAGGCGTTCGTCCCCGCCTCGCGGAGACAGTCAGCGCCGGCCGCGGTGTCGGGGACGCCCTCGAACTCCGCCGGGTCGTTCTCGGCGCGGACCTCGGGCGTGTCGACGCCGACCAGCCGGACGGTGTCGCGGGTGCCGTTGCGGTACTCGACGCGGACGGTGTCCCCGTCGACGACGGCGGTGACGCTGACCCGCGTCGTCTCCGTCGGGAGCGAGCCGGCCGTTCCCGGCGCCGTCGGGCCGGCGTCGTCGCCCACGAGGCCGCCACAGCCCGCCAGCACCACCAGCGCGACCACGAGTCCGGCTCGGTACGCTGTCATCGTCGGAGGGAGGGGACCCACCTACACAACCCTTCGGGCGGGGAGTTATGCCGCTGGCCTGAGAGGTTCCAGTCGATGCTCGCCCTGCACGTCAGTGAGGTCATGCAGACGCCCGTCCGCACCATCAGCCCCGAGCGCCCGGTCGTCGAGGCGGCGACGCGGCTCCGCGACGAGGGTATCGGCTCGCTGGTCGTCGAACGCGACGGGGAGTGTGTCGGCATCATCACCGAGAGCGACATCGTCGCGGTCACCGCCGCGGAGGGCGACACGCGAAAGCTGACGGTCGCGGACGTGATGGCGACCGCGCTCGTGACCGTCGGGCCCGACACGGAGCTGTCGGTCGCCGCCGACCGCCTGCGAGCCAACGGTATCAAGAAGCTCCCCGTCGTCGAGGACGGCGAACTCGTCGGTATCGTGACGACGACGGACATCTCGCGGTACGTCCCGCACGTCACTCGCCCGGAGCCGTCGACCGACGCCCGCCCGGAGCGCCGGCGCTTTACCCGCCCCGACACGCAGTACGAGGACGACGACTGGGAGTTCGACAGCTACGGCGTCGCCGACGGCATCGACGTGGGCGACCACGTCCGCTTCTCGAAGACGCTCTCGGCGACCGACGTCGAGCGCTTCGCCGAGATAAGCGGCGACACGAACCGGCTGCATCTGGACGAGCAATTCGCCGAGCGGAGCCGCTTCGGCCGCCGAATCGTCCACGGGACGCTGGTCTCTGGCATCATCAGCGCCGCGCTCGCCCGGCTGCCGGGCCTCACTATCTACCTCTCACAGGAGCTCTCCTATCGGGGGCCGGTCGACGTCGGCGAGCGCGTCACCGCCCACTGCGAGGTCGTCGAACAGCTCCGCGAGGACCGCTTCCGGCTGTCGACCTCGGTCGACGACGGCGAGGGCAACTGCGTCGTCGAGGGCGACGCCGTCGTCATCTCGGACCCGATTCCCGAGGACGCCTGATATCGACGGGCCGCTACGGCACCAGCAAGAGGACGAGCGCGAGCGCTATCCAGCCGATTTTTAGGCCGGTGTTGACGGCGATGACCTTCGAGCCGAACTCACGGCCCCAGATACCGTACTGAAAGGGGATGGAGCGCTTGAACGTCGAGACGGCGAAGGAGACGATACCGCCGACGAGCATCGTCGCGACCGCCGTCCGGGCGGTGAAGGTGCCGTTCTCGATGAGCGGCGCGATGACGACCGCGCCGGAGGTCGTATCGAGCGCGAAGGCCGCGACTACTGGAACGGCCGCGCCCGGCAGGCCCAACAGGCCCGTCAGCCCGTCGGCGGTCGCCGTCAGCGCCTGTCCGGAGCCGCCGAGATAGCCCAGAATCTCTTCGGAGTACGCGACGAGCAGGGCGACGACGACGTAGATGCCGGCCAGCCGCGGGAGAATCTCCCCGAGTTTCTCGCGGGTCTCGCCCAGCGCGTCGCGGACCCGCCCGAGGGTCGTCTCGGGTTCGTCGTCGCTCGTCCCGTGCTCCGCGCCGCCGTCCGTCGTCGCCTCCTCGCCCACCGCCCCGCGGTCGACGTTCGAGCCGTCGAGCAGGACGGCACCGGCGGCGATGCCCGTCAGCGTGATGGCGAGTGCGACCAGCCCCCGCGTCGTGACATACAACACTCCGACGCGAGCGCCCAGAATCGGGATGAGCACGGGGACGTAGAAGGTGACGATGTGCTGTGCGAAGCCGAAGAAGGTGTTTATCGTGACCGCGACCAGCGTCGCGCGGTCGTCCAGCACGCCCGACTCGCGGAAGTCCGCGAGCATCCCGTAGCCGGCCGTCGGCGAGGCCGTCGTCGTCAGGATGGCGGTGCCGACCTCGTCGGGGAGGTTCGCCGGCCCGGTGAGATACTGCGAGACGACGGCTATCTTCTCGACCAGGCCAAAGGAGACCGCGAGGTTGGCCAGAAAGACGCCTACCGAGAGGAAGACGGCGATACGCAGGACCCGGACGAGAACGTCGCCGAGCAGTTCGACGACCGGATGACCCAGCAGTTCGACCAGCGGGCTCACGACCGGTGGTTCGGCCGACACCGAAATAGGGGCGTCGGTCCACGCTCCGTCAGCGGCTGCCCGGCGCCGGACCTTGCAGCTGCAAGCGCCAGAGTTGCCATGCCGGGCCCGGTAGCACCGCCGATGAGCGACAACCAGATGACATCTTCGGACGACGTCTCGGTCCAGCGAAACGAGGAGATATTCAACGACGACGGCACGCTCGTCGGCGTCGTCGGCGACGCGACGGCCGAGGGGTTCACGGTCGAGACGGTCGCGTCGGTGTCCGTCGAACACGGCGACGCCGCGCGGAGCGAGGACCAGGACCCCGGTCAGGAGTTCGGCGAGGGGTACATCATGTGGCGCTGCACCGAGTGCGGTGAGATGGGCGAAATCGACGACGGGCTCCCGGGGACGTGTCCCAACTGCGGGGCGCCCAAGGAGGCCCTCGCGAAACAGCGCGAGGACTGATACGGATTCGCGTAGATTATTTCCGGATACCGGCGACCGGTACATCGCTACGCTAAACCGTATGAGACCGCCGGCTACACGAGCACGCTGACGGCGCCAAACAGCACCAGCACGCCCAGCACGTCACAGACGTTGGTGACGACGGGAATGACGACGTCGTCGGGGTCGAGTTCGAACCGATAGGCCGCGTAGGTCGTGACCGTGGTGACCGCGACCGCGAGCGACGCCAGCACGACGCCGCTCGTGAGCGCGACCGCGACCACCGTAAGCAGGGTGAGTCGGGTCCCGCCGACCACCCGCTGCAACAGCCACGCGCCGGCGCCGACCAGCGGGAACACCGTCACTGCGAGGGCGATGGTGGCCGCGGCGTTGCCCACCAGCCGGTCGTCGTCGGCGTCGAACGAGAGCAGCCCGAGGTGCAGGGCCGTCGAGAACCGCGCCGCGAGGATGCTCCCCAGGTTCCCGGCCATCCCGATGGTGACCGGCACCAACACGAGCAGCGTCGGGTACCGGAGCAGCGTCGACTCGAAGGTGTCGAGGACGATGCCGCTGCCCAGTTCGATGGCCGTCAGGACCACGAGCACGGGGAGCATCCGGCGGACGATGCCCCGGACCGTCCACTCCGACGCCGCCACGCTACCCACCCCCCAGCGCGAGGACGATACGGGTCGCCACCAGCAGGGTCGCGACCCCGACCACGTCGCCCGTCGTCGTCACCACCGGCCCCGCCAGCGTGTCGGGGTTCAGGCCGCGGCGGTACCCCACGAAGACCACGGAGACGACCGCGACGGTCAACAGGACGCCCGAGATGAGGCCGGCGAGCAGGGCGATAGCCACGAGCGTCGATATCGGGGCCGAGGGCCGTTCCAGGGCTCCCAGCAGGGCGACCGCGAGCACCGCCGCGATGCCGCTGACCATCACGCCGTTGGCCAGCGCCGCGGCCACGGCCGCGTTCACCCGCTCGTCGTCCGTCGAGAACGTCGGCTCGACCAGCCCCTGATGCAGCGCCGAGCCCAGCCGCGCCCCCAGCGAGCCGTAGACGTTCCCCCGCGTCGCCAGAAGCGCCGGCACCAGCACGAGCAGGCCCGCCACCCGCTCCAGCTCGGCGTCCATCCCGCCCAGTACGACGCCCGCGAAGAGGCCGCCGACCGCACTGAGTGCCAACACGGGGAGTGACTCCCGGTAGGCCTCCTCGGCCACCTCGCGGACGGTCATTACCGGAATCAACCGTATCCAGTCGCAAAAAGTACCCGTGTTTGCTCCCCCGACGCCAGCGCGGTCTGCCGTCCCACCGTGATGGATACGGACAGCCGGAAAGCCCCGGTTGCCAGGGACCGAAGTGTTCACACTCGCTCACCCCAACACACGCCCAATGGACGAGCCACGGGTGCTGCTGACGAACGACGACGGCATCGACGCGCCGGGGTTGGCGAGCTGTTACGAGGAACTGACGGCGGTCGCGGACGTGACGGTGGTCGCGCCGATGGAGAACCAGAGCGGGGTCGGGCGGACCCGCAGCCACCGCACCGCCCGCGAGAGCCACCCGTGGGGGTACGCATTGGACGGGACGCCCGCCGACTGCGTCGCCTACGGGCTCCGGGGGCTCGATATCGACTTCGACCTCGTCGTCTCGGGCTGCAACCACGGGCCAAACGCCGGCAACTACGTCGTCGGCCGTTCGGGAACCGTCGGGGCCTGCATCGAGGCGGGCTTTCTGGGCACGCCGGGCATCGCCGTCTCGGCGTACCACTGCGAGGACTTCTTCGTCTCGCCCGCGGCGGAGTACGACTTCGACCGCCCCGCCCGCGTCATGAGTGAGGTAGTCGTCCGGGCGCTGTCGGGCGATATCTTCGAGACCGCGGACTTCCTGAACCTGAACGTCCCGGTCGACGTGGCCGACCCCGAGATGCGCCTGACCGAGCCCCACCACGACTACGACCTGCTGGTCGAACACGACACCGACGGCGAGGTCGACGAGCAGGCAAACCAGGGGACCGTTGGCGATATCGCCCTGCGCGACGTGGTCTGGCCCGACACCGCCGGGTGGGAGAACCCCTTCGACGGCGACGCCGACCTGGCCGAGCGCTACCCCGCCGGGAGCGACCGGCGGGCCATCATCGACGGCGCGGTCAGCGTCTCGCCGCTGACGGCGCCCGCCGTCGGCGTCGACGCCACCGCTTTCGAATCGATGGTCGAGGAGTTCAACGAGAGCGAGCGAATCCGACGGCGGGCCGACGGCGAGACGGCGGACGAGCAGTAGTAGACGGGCAGCGCTGTCACGCCGGCGGTCGGCGGCCGTCGAACCGACGCGACTGAGCCCCCGGACTCACTCGCTCGGAACGAGCGTCTCGCCGTCGAACTCGCCGTAGACGCCGGTGCGGAACCAGTCGCCGCTGGTCGCACTGGCCATGACGTCGCTCGTCTCCCAGTACCGCTCGACGACGTGGGGCCCGCGGAACACGAGTTCCCCCTCGTCGGTCACGGCGACCTCGGTCCCCGGTAACGGCTCACCGAACGCCGACGGGAGCGACGACCCGTACGAGGTCACACAGCCGACGCCTGTCAGCCCCGGTTCGCCGAACACCTGGCTCACCGGGACGCCACAGCCCCAGAGGAACTCGACTCGCTCGGTGTCGAGGGGGTCGGTGCCCGACAGCGCGTAGTCGAGTTCCGAGAGCCCGAACGACTCCTGGAGCGGCGCGAACACGACTCTGGCGGCCGCGGAGTCGGTCAGGGACCCGCTCTTGCCCTCGGTGAAGGCCTTGCCGCGGTCCCTGGCGGCGCCGTCGGCGAGACGCCCCTTCAGGCCGCCCAGGTCGTCTATCTCCGCCTGCAGTTCGTCGGCTATGTGCTCGTACACGCGCGGGACGCCGACCAGGACGTCCGGCTCGACCGCCCGGAGCCCGGCGACGATGTCGTCGGTCGGGACGTAGGCGGCCGCGGCGCCGTTGTCCCACAGGTAGTACGTCGCCACGCGCTGGAAGACGTGTGCCTGTGGCACCAGACAGGCGCCGGTCGAGTCCCGGGTGAGCGGGAACTGCTCGCCGAGCATCGCCACGGCCGCGAGCAGGTTCCGGTGTGTCACGGCGTAGCCGAGCGTCTCCATGTCCCCGCTCAGCGGGGAGACGACGGTGGCCACGTCGGTGGCGGCGTCGTCGAACCCCGGCAGGGACTCCCGCTCCGCGGTGGGGAGCGCGTCGATGTCGAACACCGTCCCCGCGGCCTCCCTGACGGACTCGCTCGCGCTGTCGTCGACGACCAGCGCGTCGACGCCGGCCGTCGTCTCGATGGCCACGGCCCGCTCGCTGCTCTGGTCGGGGTATATCGGGACCGAGACGATACCGGCGAGGTGGCAGGCGACGTCGACGACCGACCAGACGTACGAGGACCGCGCACAGATGCCCAGCGACGTCCCGGGCTCGATGCCCGCTTCGAGCAGGCCGCCGGCGACCGCCCACGCCTGGTCGTACAGCTCCCGGAACGTCCGCGAGGTGTACCCGTCCCCGTTCGGGACCAGCGCGAC
Proteins encoded:
- a CDS encoding DUF7130 family rubredoxin-like protein; translation: MSDNQMTSSDDVSVQRNEEIFNDDGTLVGVVGDATAEGFTVETVASVSVEHGDAARSEDQDPGQEFGEGYIMWRCTECGEMGEIDDGLPGTCPNCGAPKEALAKQRED
- a CDS encoding CBS domain-containing protein, which produces MQTPVRTISPERPVVEAATRLRDEGIGSLVVERDGECVGIITESDIVAVTAAEGDTRKLTVADVMATALVTVGPDTELSVAADRLRANGIKKLPVVEDGELVGIVTTTDISRYVPHVTRPEPSTDARPERRRFTRPDTQYEDDDWEFDSYGVADGIDVGDHVRFSKTLSATDVERFAEISGDTNRLHLDEQFAERSRFGRRIVHGTLVSGIISAALARLPGLTIYLSQELSYRGPVDVGERVTAHCEVVEQLREDRFRLSTSVDDGEGNCVVEGDAVVISDPIPEDA
- the surE gene encoding 5'/3'-nucleotidase SurE gives rise to the protein MDEPRVLLTNDDGIDAPGLASCYEELTAVADVTVVAPMENQSGVGRTRSHRTARESHPWGYALDGTPADCVAYGLRGLDIDFDLVVSGCNHGPNAGNYVVGRSGTVGACIEAGFLGTPGIAVSAYHCEDFFVSPAAEYDFDRPARVMSEVVVRALSGDIFETADFLNLNVPVDVADPEMRLTEPHHDYDLLVEHDTDGEVDEQANQGTVGDIALRDVVWPDTAGWENPFDGDADLAERYPAGSDRRAIIDGAVSVSPLTAPAVGVDATAFESMVEEFNESERIRRRADGETADEQ
- a CDS encoding magnesium transporter, which translates into the protein MTVREVAEEAYRESLPVLALSAVGGLFAGVVLGGMDAELERVAGLLVLVPALLATRGNVYGSLGARLGSALHQGLVEPTFSTDDERVNAAVAAALANGVMVSGIAAVLAVALLGALERPSAPISTLVAIALLAGLISGVLLTVAVVSVVFVGYRRGLNPDTLAGPVVTTTGDVVGVATLLVATRIVLALGGG
- a CDS encoding bacteriohemerythrin — translated: MAESSGAFIEWVDERYSTDIDRFDEQHKHLFGLLNDLYVAIDEGHSEETVGDILQELERYTEYHFGDEEEFMQDCGYAMDCADCFYDHRDFHEEFVETVGEFRERHENGEEITLDILEFTKEWLDAHIGGDDVDQNYSEYYAESVPDDYEYQPGKLNKTRQSTRTYEADDTAVALGSDVHVGGDISIPYGSMADWLARLVDRHGDRPVALVPNGDGYTSRTFRELYDQAWAVAGGLLEAGIEPGTSLGICARSSYVWSVVDVACHLAGIVSVPIYPDQSSERAVAIETTAGVDALVVDDSASESVREAAGTVFDIDALPTAERESLPGFDDAATDVATVVSPLSGDMETLGYAVTHRNLLAAVAMLGEQFPLTRDSTGACLVPQAHVFQRVATYYLWDNGAAAAYVPTDDIVAGLRAVEPDVLVGVPRVYEHIADELQAEIDDLGGLKGRLADGAARDRGKAFTEGKSGSLTDSAAARVVFAPLQESFGLSELDYALSGTDPLDTERVEFLWGCGVPVSQVFGEPGLTGVGCVTSYGSSLPSAFGEPLPGTEVAVTDEGELVFRGPHVVERYWETSDVMASATSGDWFRTGVYGEFDGETLVPSE
- a CDS encoding nucleoside recognition protein; this translates as MSPLVELLGHPVVELLGDVLVRVLRIAVFLSVGVFLANLAVSFGLVEKIAVVSQYLTGPANLPDEVGTAILTTTASPTAGYGMLADFRESGVLDDRATLVAVTINTFFGFAQHIVTFYVPVLIPILGARVGVLYVTTRGLVALAITLTGIAAGAVLLDGSNVDRGAVGEEATTDGGAEHGTSDDEPETTLGRVRDALGETREKLGEILPRLAGIYVVVALLVAYSEEILGYLGGSGQALTATADGLTGLLGLPGAAVPVVAAFALDTTSGAVVIAPLIENGTFTARTAVATMLVGGIVSFAVSTFKRSIPFQYGIWGREFGSKVIAVNTGLKIGWIALALVLLLVP
- a CDS encoding magnesium transporter, translating into MLPVLVVLTAIELGSGIVLDTFESTLLRYPTLLVLVPVTIGMAGNLGSILAARFSTALHLGLLSFDADDDRLVGNAAATIALAVTVFPLVGAGAWLLQRVVGGTRLTLLTVVAVALTSGVVLASLAVAVTTVTTYAAYRFELDPDDVVIPVVTNVCDVLGVLVLFGAVSVLV